Proteins encoded by one window of Emticicia oligotrophica DSM 17448:
- the dnaG gene encoding DNA primase, with protein MRISPETVQQIIQAADVTEVIGEYVSLKKRGANMIACCPFHNEKTPSFYVSPAKGIYKCFGCGKAGDSVRFVMDIEGIGYPEALKHLAKKYGIEVTEKEVTSEQQQAQNEKESLYIVLEFASKYYQEQLWKTPEGQSIGQSYFKERGFNHTTIQRFELGYSPDGWDAFTKHALRNGFSLEILEKAGLSIIKEGKDPIDRFRGRVIFPIHNVGGKPIAFGARILKKDPNAPKYLNSPETAVYHKSYIVYGIQQAKNPIRIEDNCYLVEGYTDVVSLSQAGVENVVASSGTSLTKEQIQLIRRFTSNITVLYDGDAAGIKASLRGIDIILEEGLNVKAVVFPDGDDPDSFIQKVGSQAFREYVNRTQKDFIRFKTEISLKDAGNDPIKRAEVIKDLVETISKIPDSIKRSVFYQEVANLMGIEEQILVTEGNKISLKKVADSEKERQRQNRTQTQQVGDIDILVERTEQVPLPIQEEKAENKRSPLSYQEEECARLLVCYGAHVLERNVVENIDFTLADYVFNEIRDMIFETPTYEKILSVFRDAYKSQQIPDTSLFTSHQDNEIQQTVINWLSTPHQLSENWLKKDIYIPSETDKLADLAYTNVLRLKKTRYESEMKKLAKQLETAQTYEEQDQILMQMMQMKEVVKKIAGLLGNVIQG; from the coding sequence ATGCGAATAAGTCCAGAAACAGTTCAACAGATTATTCAAGCCGCCGATGTAACAGAAGTTATTGGCGAGTATGTTTCTCTCAAAAAAAGGGGAGCAAACATGATTGCCTGTTGCCCTTTTCATAATGAGAAAACACCTTCGTTTTATGTTTCGCCAGCCAAAGGTATCTACAAATGTTTTGGTTGTGGAAAAGCAGGCGACTCGGTGCGTTTTGTGATGGATATTGAAGGTATCGGATACCCCGAAGCTTTGAAGCATTTAGCAAAAAAATATGGCATTGAAGTAACCGAAAAAGAAGTTACCAGCGAACAACAACAAGCCCAAAACGAAAAAGAAAGTTTATACATTGTTTTAGAATTTGCGAGTAAATATTACCAAGAGCAGCTTTGGAAAACACCCGAGGGACAAAGCATTGGACAAAGTTATTTCAAAGAACGTGGCTTTAACCACACCACGATTCAGCGTTTCGAACTAGGTTATAGCCCAGATGGCTGGGATGCTTTCACGAAACACGCTCTTCGTAATGGTTTTTCGCTTGAAATTCTTGAAAAAGCTGGACTAAGCATCATCAAAGAAGGCAAAGACCCGATTGATAGATTTAGAGGAAGAGTGATTTTCCCGATTCATAATGTAGGTGGAAAACCAATTGCTTTCGGTGCAAGGATTCTGAAAAAAGACCCCAACGCTCCTAAGTACTTAAACTCGCCCGAAACGGCCGTTTACCATAAAAGTTATATTGTTTATGGTATTCAGCAAGCCAAGAATCCGATTCGTATTGAAGATAATTGTTATCTGGTAGAAGGCTATACTGATGTGGTTTCACTGAGCCAAGCAGGCGTAGAAAATGTAGTAGCATCTTCGGGGACATCGCTTACCAAGGAGCAAATTCAGTTGATTAGGCGTTTTACGAGTAATATTACTGTGCTTTATGATGGTGATGCTGCGGGTATCAAAGCATCACTACGTGGAATTGATATCATTCTTGAAGAGGGACTAAACGTAAAAGCTGTCGTTTTCCCTGATGGAGATGACCCCGATAGTTTCATTCAAAAGGTTGGTAGCCAAGCATTTCGTGAATACGTCAATCGTACACAGAAAGATTTTATTCGTTTCAAGACCGAAATTTCGCTTAAAGATGCGGGCAATGACCCTATCAAACGAGCGGAAGTAATTAAAGATTTGGTTGAAACTATTTCTAAAATTCCAGACTCAATCAAAAGAAGTGTCTTCTATCAAGAAGTGGCTAATTTGATGGGAATTGAGGAGCAAATTTTAGTAACCGAAGGCAATAAAATTTCGCTCAAAAAAGTAGCTGATTCTGAAAAAGAACGCCAAAGACAAAATCGAACCCAAACGCAACAAGTTGGGGATATTGATATTTTGGTGGAAAGAACCGAACAAGTACCCTTACCAATACAAGAAGAAAAAGCCGAAAATAAGCGTTCGCCTCTTTCCTATCAGGAAGAAGAATGTGCTCGACTTTTAGTTTGTTACGGAGCTCATGTTTTAGAGAGAAATGTTGTTGAAAACATAGATTTTACCTTGGCTGATTACGTATTCAATGAAATCAGAGATATGATTTTCGAGACACCCACCTACGAAAAAATCCTCTCGGTTTTTAGAGATGCGTACAAAAGTCAGCAAATTCCTGATACTTCACTCTTTACGAGCCATCAAGATAATGAAATCCAGCAAACAGTTATCAATTGGCTTTCTACCCCACATCAACTCAGCGAAAATTGGTTAAAAAAGGATATATACATTCCTTCAGAAACCGATAAACTAGCAGATTTGGCTTATACTAATGTATTACGATTAAAAAAGACTCGCTACGAGTCAGAAATGAAAAAATTAGCTAAACAATTAGAAACAGCCCAAACATACGAAGAACAAGACCAAATTTTGATGCAAATGATGCAAATGAAAGAGGTAGTGAAGAAAATTGCAGGGCTGCTTGGCAATGTAATACAAGGATAA
- a CDS encoding trimeric intracellular cation channel family protein — translation MTHFVLLLFLKNKGTVEFYTFINIGGTIAFAASGALAGIRKKLDIFGLAVMAFVTSVGGGTLRDILIGHLPVKWILDSSIVLLIAGVTLITVLFKNRIGRLDKTLAFFDSLGLGFFTLRGIQEGIAIHLDIPSCLILGTVTACFGGVIRDILLNEIPTLFRKEIYATACILGGVVFFLLQKTNISAQIIEFITILSVFGIRVIAMKMDISLPKID, via the coding sequence ATGACACATTTTGTGTTACTTTTGTTCCTAAAAAACAAAGGTACGGTGGAATTTTATACTTTTATTAATATTGGCGGAACAATTGCCTTTGCGGCATCGGGTGCTTTGGCGGGTATTCGAAAAAAACTCGATATTTTTGGCTTGGCAGTTATGGCTTTTGTAACCTCAGTTGGGGGAGGCACCTTGAGAGATATTTTAATTGGGCATTTGCCTGTTAAATGGATTCTTGATTCATCCATTGTTTTACTAATAGCAGGTGTAACACTAATAACGGTATTGTTTAAAAATAGAATCGGAAGATTGGATAAAACACTCGCTTTTTTTGATTCGTTAGGTTTGGGTTTCTTTACTCTTCGAGGTATTCAAGAAGGAATAGCCATACATTTAGATATTCCTTCTTGTCTTATTTTAGGCACTGTTACCGCTTGTTTTGGTGGGGTTATTCGTGATATTTTATTGAACGAAATACCCACACTTTTTCGCAAAGAAATTTATGCTACTGCTTGTATTTTAGGGGGTGTGGTATTTTTCTTGCTACAAAAAACCAATATTTCTGCTCAAATAATCGAGTTTATTACAATTTTGAGTGTTTTCGGGATTCGTGTCATTGCCATGAAAATGGATATTTCTTTACCCAAAATAGATTAA
- a CDS encoding phosphatase PAP2 family protein: MKVIKNISKSLLAFAIVGLAVSSCDKTITEPVKEAYIPTKLDEKAGNWKTYVLTSPNDVVVAAPKPTNDAAYLKELDSLKNKIMPTLTAANKTAVNYWGAGAVYRWNEIARELAARYNIPPASNAEGKYPVPDAANPLADPKFPFANPPYTARALAYLSVAQYDALVSAWNYKFKFNRMSPAKNDASIQPLLPISDLPSYPSEDAVVAAASYTILVAMFPGEVPFLDAKLAEAKNAMVWAGKNVPSDITAGDALGKGVAAKIMAKAKVDGMSAANNQALTAGMIENAKKIGIKNPWVSQEVPARPPMLPNYGAVATWNFDKETMIKIRPAIPYLENTTEFQKDIDELKYIEKNQTREQARIANYWADGAGSYTPPGHWHRTAANSAHAAKYSEVRMARALALVGTALMDAGIACWDTKYYYYTPRPQQFGVKTSVGLPNFPSYTSGHSTFSAAAATVLANIFPEEASKFDAQAKEASDSRVYGLIHYRVDCQMGLVHGAKIGEYAIARGKADGSGY; encoded by the coding sequence ATGAAAGTCATAAAAAATATATCAAAATCATTATTAGCTTTTGCAATTGTAGGATTAGCCGTTAGTTCGTGCGATAAAACAATTACAGAACCAGTAAAAGAGGCCTATATTCCTACCAAATTAGATGAAAAAGCAGGTAATTGGAAAACCTATGTATTAACTTCTCCGAATGATGTAGTCGTAGCTGCTCCAAAACCAACAAATGACGCAGCTTACTTGAAAGAGTTAGATTCTTTGAAAAACAAGATTATGCCTACACTTACGGCTGCTAATAAAACGGCAGTAAATTATTGGGGAGCTGGGGCAGTTTATCGTTGGAATGAAATCGCTCGTGAATTAGCCGCTCGTTATAATATTCCTCCTGCATCAAATGCTGAAGGGAAATATCCAGTGCCTGATGCGGCTAATCCTTTAGCAGACCCAAAGTTTCCGTTTGCAAATCCACCTTATACTGCTCGTGCATTAGCTTATTTGAGTGTGGCTCAATATGATGCCTTAGTAAGTGCTTGGAATTATAAGTTTAAGTTTAATCGCATGTCTCCTGCAAAAAATGATGCATCGATTCAGCCTTTATTACCGATTTCAGATTTACCTTCATATCCATCAGAAGATGCTGTGGTAGCGGCTGCTTCTTACACAATTTTGGTGGCAATGTTTCCGGGTGAAGTTCCTTTCTTAGATGCCAAATTAGCTGAGGCTAAAAATGCAATGGTATGGGCTGGTAAAAATGTGCCTTCTGATATTACGGCAGGCGATGCACTTGGTAAAGGCGTTGCTGCAAAAATTATGGCCAAAGCAAAGGTTGATGGAATGAGTGCCGCAAATAACCAAGCGTTGACAGCAGGTATGATAGAAAATGCTAAAAAAATAGGTATTAAAAACCCTTGGGTTAGTCAAGAAGTACCAGCACGCCCACCAATGTTACCTAATTACGGAGCAGTGGCTACTTGGAATTTTGATAAAGAAACAATGATTAAAATTCGTCCTGCAATTCCTTATTTAGAAAACACTACTGAGTTTCAGAAGGATATTGATGAGTTGAAATATATCGAAAAAAATCAAACTCGTGAGCAAGCTCGTATTGCCAATTATTGGGCTGATGGTGCAGGAAGCTACACGCCTCCGGGACATTGGCATCGTACTGCCGCTAATTCTGCTCATGCAGCCAAGTATAGTGAAGTTCGTATGGCTCGTGCCTTGGCTTTGGTTGGAACAGCACTTATGGATGCAGGTATTGCGTGCTGGGATACTAAGTATTATTACTATACGCCACGTCCACAGCAATTTGGTGTAAAAACATCGGTTGGTTTACCAAACTTTCCATCATATACCTCAGGACACTCAACGTTTTCTGCAGCAGCTGCAACTGTATTGGCAAATATTTTCCCTGAAGAAGCTAGCAAATTTGATGCACAAGCCAAAGAAGCATCAGATTCTCGCGTGTATGGTTTAATTCATTATCGGGTTGACTGCCAAATGGGCTTAGTACACGGAGCAAAAATTGGCGAATACGCCATTGCACGTGGGAAAGCCGATGGTTCGGGATATTAA
- a CDS encoding DUF3179 domain-containing (seleno)protein, with protein MKKLYYIAIIGLLIFEFLNVYFIMPMPGSQRMRSIEIAYFLYTWRWAFRGVLGLIALASFIPAFQASKLFSIGTLVVVVSGIYAFNFQMAADSMFYQPKHLQMLDAKQNKITKDRIVVGVVIDGKAKAYPISLIGYHHQVLDTLGGKQIMVTYCTVCRTGRVYEPIVNGKIEHFRLVGMDHFNAMFEDETTKSWWRQANGEAIIGQLKGQTLPELFSQQVSLEKWLQLYPNTLIMQPDVDSKEKYDSTAKYENGKSKSDLTRTDSLSWKDKSWVVGIEIGKDSKAFDWLRLKKERVINEQVGAKAIALVLSADNKSFFAFERPTKDSKFQLQNDTIIVDNQKFMIDGRAVDTKVSLQRVKAYQEFWHSWQTFHPMTQR; from the coding sequence ATGAAAAAACTCTATTACATAGCTATTATTGGACTTTTGATTTTTGAGTTTTTGAATGTTTATTTCATTATGCCTATGCCGGGAAGTCAGCGAATGAGAAGCATTGAAATTGCATACTTTCTTTATACTTGGCGTTGGGCTTTTAGAGGCGTGTTGGGGTTGATTGCTTTAGCAAGTTTTATACCTGCCTTTCAGGCATCAAAGCTTTTTTCTATCGGAACTTTAGTGGTAGTCGTATCGGGCATTTATGCCTTCAATTTTCAGATGGCGGCTGATTCAATGTTTTATCAGCCCAAACATTTGCAGATGCTTGATGCAAAACAAAATAAGATAACTAAAGATAGAATTGTAGTAGGAGTTGTGATAGATGGCAAAGCCAAAGCTTATCCGATTTCCTTGATTGGCTATCATCATCAAGTGCTTGATACGTTGGGTGGGAAGCAAATTATGGTTACCTACTGTACAGTTTGCCGAACGGGGAGAGTTTATGAGCCGATTGTAAATGGGAAAATTGAACATTTTCGCTTAGTTGGTATGGATCATTTCAATGCTATGTTTGAAGATGAAACGACTAAAAGCTGGTGGAGGCAAGCAAATGGCGAAGCGATTATTGGTCAATTAAAAGGACAAACGCTTCCAGAGTTATTTTCGCAGCAAGTTTCGCTCGAAAAGTGGTTACAACTCTACCCAAATACACTTATCATGCAGCCAGATGTTGATTCTAAAGAAAAGTATGATAGTACTGCCAAGTATGAAAATGGTAAAAGTAAGAGCGATTTGACGCGTACAGATTCTCTTTCTTGGAAAGATAAATCATGGGTAGTGGGTATTGAAATAGGAAAAGATAGTAAGGCCTTTGATTGGTTAAGATTGAAGAAAGAACGTGTAATTAACGAACAAGTGGGAGCAAAAGCCATAGCATTGGTTTTATCGGCTGATAATAAAAGTTTCTTTGCTTTCGAACGCCCAACAAAAGATTCAAAGTTTCAACTTCAAAACGATACGATTATTGTTGATAATCAGAAGTTTATGATAGATGGTAGGGCCGTAGATACTAAAGTGTCATTACAAAGAGTTAAGGCGTATCAGGAGTTTTGGCATAGTTGGCAAACTTTTCACCCAATGACTCAGAGATAG
- a CDS encoding sulfite exporter TauE/SafE family protein, protein MSVSKQPQNKIPFLYIGFLVIVLSSLFYYLTTTDSFFVFKKHWAAVLTMIFGSFIAGSSPEGSAAIAYPVFTLLLKISPSVARNFAFAIQSIGMTSASLLIIGLKIKVEWSYIKYVTFGGLFGLVFGTYYIVPLISPPLAKLFFVSLWLSFGLILWYENNQPHREVFDKIQNFIRSDMFRLIIFGFIGGVISSIFGTGINIFTFCLMTIYYRIDEKVAVPSSVIIMTIETIFGFFIHGAVIGDFQQEAFEMWLACIPFVAFFAPLGSFVVSKLPRKAVATFLYVILIVQFIGAIWVLKPPIQHLGLCLITLLSGLSTFAYLARLKR, encoded by the coding sequence ATGTCCGTCTCTAAACAACCACAAAACAAAATTCCATTTTTATACATTGGTTTTCTGGTAATAGTACTTAGTAGCCTTTTCTACTATCTAACAACTACCGATAGCTTTTTTGTATTCAAAAAGCACTGGGCCGCTGTATTAACTATGATTTTTGGTTCATTCATTGCGGGTTCAAGTCCTGAAGGAAGTGCGGCCATTGCTTACCCTGTCTTTACTTTACTATTAAAAATATCGCCATCAGTAGCCAGAAACTTTGCTTTTGCCATTCAAAGCATTGGTATGACTTCGGCCTCATTACTTATTATTGGGCTAAAAATTAAAGTAGAATGGAGCTATATTAAGTATGTCACGTTTGGCGGCCTTTTCGGATTAGTTTTTGGAACTTATTATATTGTACCTCTCATTTCTCCACCATTAGCCAAACTTTTTTTCGTTTCACTGTGGTTGAGTTTTGGGCTAATTCTATGGTATGAAAATAATCAACCACATCGAGAAGTATTCGATAAGATTCAGAATTTTATTCGCTCAGATATGTTTCGCCTCATTATATTTGGATTTATTGGCGGAGTAATTTCATCTATTTTTGGTACTGGAATTAATATTTTCACTTTTTGTTTAATGACAATCTATTACCGAATTGATGAAAAAGTGGCGGTTCCTTCATCGGTTATCATTATGACCATCGAAACAATTTTTGGCTTTTTTATCCACGGAGCAGTAATTGGTGATTTCCAGCAAGAAGCATTTGAAATGTGGCTTGCTTGTATTCCGTTTGTAGCTTTTTTCGCACCCTTAGGTTCTTTTGTAGTTAGTAAACTTCCAAGAAAAGCTGTTGCTACATTCTTATACGTCATTCTTATCGTACAATTTATTGGGGCTATTTGGGTACTAAAACCGCCAATTCAGCATTTAGGCTTGTGCCTTATTACACTCTTATCTGGCCTCAGCACCTTTGCTTATTTGGCTCGATTAAAACGATAG
- a CDS encoding helix-turn-helix domain-containing protein, whose translation MENRFGKNLRFLRKRQKITLEKLGESLKISKSAISDYEIGKTFPPLDVCDLISAYFNINLDDLKNSNFSELSEEKLEEVLNAKQSPKIDYKSSEDFSNEKKQLEFHNKLLSQQIEGLQIQLQLVKQIVESKDSEIKSLQIQVRLLEEKLNG comes from the coding sequence ATGGAAAATAGATTTGGTAAGAACTTAAGATTCCTACGAAAAAGACAAAAAATAACATTAGAAAAACTCGGCGAAAGCCTAAAGATAAGCAAAAGTGCCATTTCTGATTATGAAATTGGCAAGACTTTTCCACCTTTAGACGTTTGCGATTTAATTAGTGCTTATTTCAACATTAATCTTGACGACTTAAAAAATTCCAATTTTTCGGAATTATCTGAAGAAAAGTTGGAAGAAGTGCTTAATGCAAAGCAGAGTCCTAAAATCGACTATAAATCTTCGGAAGATTTTAGTAATGAAAAAAAACAATTAGAGTTTCATAATAAGCTACTCAGCCAACAAATAGAGGGCTTACAGATTCAGCTACAACTGGTTAAACAAATTGTAGAAAGCAAAGACTCAGAAATTAAATCTTTGCAAATTCAAGTTAGGCTTTTAGAAGAAAAATTAAATGGTTAA
- the arfB gene encoding alternative ribosome rescue aminoacyl-tRNA hydrolase ArfB produces the protein MKIDIKNIDFTPELEFQTSRSGGPGGQNVNKVETKVELRFDIAASTLLTDEQKTKLLERLKNQLVQERILSISAQEKRSQLQNKELVIKKFYQTLEKGLQEKKKRLATKPSGGAVEKRLKSKKMEGEKKSFRSQKIEF, from the coding sequence ATGAAAATAGATATAAAAAATATAGATTTTACGCCTGAACTTGAATTTCAGACCTCTCGAAGTGGAGGCCCGGGTGGGCAAAACGTTAATAAAGTAGAAACAAAGGTAGAGTTACGTTTTGATATTGCCGCCTCTACGTTATTGACCGATGAACAAAAGACTAAATTGTTAGAACGGCTGAAAAATCAGCTTGTGCAGGAGCGTATTTTGAGTATTTCAGCACAAGAAAAACGAAGTCAGTTACAAAATAAAGAATTGGTTATCAAGAAGTTTTATCAGACATTGGAAAAAGGCCTTCAAGAAAAGAAAAAACGCTTAGCCACTAAACCTTCTGGGGGAGCCGTAGAGAAAAGATTAAAAAGCAAAAAAATGGAAGGAGAGAAAAAATCATTTAGAAGTCAGAAAATTGAATTTTAA
- a CDS encoding TonB-dependent receptor family protein yields the protein MKIKYILLLFASTVKVVFAQQKDDSVRVLKLEEIQVKEQYFKYNIDNLPVKKGTYLYGGKKTELINVLGLDANIAEKTPRQIFAKVPGVFVYDMDGSGNQINISTRGLDPHRGWEFNVRKDGVITNTDMYGYPASHYSMPMEAIQTIELVRGTGSLQYGAQFGGMLNYIAKRGDSTKVFDFESTNSVGSFGLLSTYNAIGGQVGKANYYAYYSKRVSDGYRDNSRSNYDAFSTQITYQATKNLAIKADLSHSKYVIQLAGQQTDAMFEANPRASTRSRNYYSPDIYVPSISLNWAISNRTKISWVNSAVLGSRNSVMFDKAADIVDKIDPITIQYANRQVDIDNYHSYTSELRLLHEYQIGKMPSVLVSGVQMINNDLHRRQQGKGTTGSNYDLSITGDWGRDLHFKTQNIAAFLENRINITPKLAISPGLRVESGESKMLGKISYYDPAKLPNNIVHRFPLFGVSADYQISTKQNLYGGFSQAYRPVIFKDIIPASVYEKSSDNLKDAYGYNFELGYKGNFDKLRVEMTYFQLLYKNRLGTLAETDAKGNLTILRTNIGDSFSKGLETFLEYYGQINEKIKFSIFTSTALMDARYLEAEVRSGDKNVNVKGNAVESTPKVISRNGITFRYKKLSITGLYSYTAKSYADALNTVEPSANGSVGLVPAYGIIDINASYRVSKKLLLKFNFNNASNKQYFTKRPQFYPGPGIWASDGRGFNLTISTHL from the coding sequence ATGAAAATTAAATATATACTTCTCCTATTTGCTAGTACCGTAAAAGTAGTTTTTGCACAACAAAAAGATGATTCTGTCCGCGTTTTAAAACTTGAAGAAATTCAAGTAAAAGAGCAGTATTTTAAATATAACATTGATAATTTGCCTGTAAAAAAAGGTACTTACCTCTATGGTGGTAAAAAGACAGAGCTTATCAATGTTTTGGGTTTAGATGCCAATATTGCTGAAAAAACACCTCGCCAAATTTTTGCCAAAGTGCCGGGAGTATTTGTCTATGATATGGATGGTTCTGGAAATCAGATTAATATATCTACTCGTGGGCTTGACCCACACCGTGGTTGGGAGTTTAATGTGAGAAAAGATGGCGTAATAACCAATACCGATATGTATGGATATCCTGCCAGCCATTACTCGATGCCCATGGAGGCAATTCAGACCATCGAATTAGTGAGAGGAACGGGTTCTTTGCAATATGGTGCACAATTTGGCGGAATGTTGAATTATATTGCCAAACGTGGAGATTCGACTAAAGTATTTGATTTTGAAAGTACGAATAGTGTTGGCTCTTTTGGACTTTTAAGTACGTATAATGCCATTGGTGGTCAGGTAGGGAAAGCCAATTATTACGCTTATTATAGCAAACGTGTATCTGATGGTTATCGTGATAATAGCCGTAGTAATTACGATGCTTTTTCAACCCAAATTACCTATCAAGCTACCAAAAATCTTGCAATAAAAGCCGATTTATCGCATTCAAAATACGTAATTCAACTAGCTGGCCAGCAAACTGATGCCATGTTTGAGGCTAACCCAAGGGCGTCTACACGCTCAAGGAATTATTATAGTCCAGATATTTATGTACCATCAATCAGTTTGAATTGGGCAATCAGTAACCGTACTAAAATTTCTTGGGTAAACTCGGCCGTTTTGGGCAGCAGAAATAGTGTAATGTTTGATAAAGCAGCAGATATTGTTGATAAAATAGACCCTATCACCATACAATATGCAAATCGCCAAGTAGATATTGATAATTACCATAGTTATACCTCTGAATTGAGACTTTTACACGAATATCAGATTGGAAAGATGCCTTCCGTTTTAGTTTCGGGCGTGCAGATGATAAATAATGATTTACATCGTCGTCAACAAGGAAAAGGTACAACTGGAAGTAATTATGATTTAAGTATTACGGGAGATTGGGGAAGAGATTTACACTTTAAAACTCAAAACATTGCAGCATTTTTAGAAAACCGAATCAATATTACTCCAAAACTAGCTATTTCACCAGGTTTAAGAGTAGAATCAGGCGAGTCGAAAATGTTGGGTAAAATTAGTTATTATGATCCAGCCAAATTGCCTAATAACATTGTTCATCGTTTTCCTTTGTTTGGTGTGAGTGCTGATTATCAAATATCTACTAAACAAAACTTATACGGAGGCTTTTCACAAGCTTATCGCCCTGTTATTTTCAAAGATATTATTCCTGCATCAGTTTACGAGAAATCATCCGATAATCTGAAAGATGCCTATGGGTATAATTTTGAATTGGGATACAAAGGGAATTTTGATAAACTAAGAGTTGAAATGACCTATTTTCAGTTGCTTTACAAAAATCGTCTAGGAACTTTGGCCGAAACTGATGCGAAGGGAAATCTAACGATTTTGAGAACAAATATTGGAGATTCATTTTCGAAAGGTTTAGAAACGTTTCTTGAATATTATGGGCAAATTAACGAAAAAATTAAATTCTCAATATTTACTTCAACAGCTCTAATGGATGCTAGATATTTAGAGGCAGAGGTTCGCTCGGGAGATAAAAATGTAAATGTTAAGGGAAATGCGGTAGAAAGTACACCAAAAGTCATTAGTCGAAACGGTATTACTTTCCGATACAAGAAGTTGAGTATTACAGGTTTGTATAGCTATACAGCTAAAAGCTATGCCGATGCACTTAATACAGTGGAGCCTTCTGCAAATGGAAGTGTTGGTCTAGTACCCGCATATGGAATCATTGATATTAATGCTTCTTATCGAGTTTCAAAGAAATTATTATTGAAGTTTAATTTCAATAACGCTAGCAATAAACAGTATTTTACTAAGCGTCCGCAGTTTTATCCTGGGCCGGGAATCTGGGCATCTGATGGTAGAGGTTTTAATCTTACCATTTCTACCCACTTATAA